TGAGAACGAGATTGAAAAGAGTTGCGAGACTGAAATTCAGCAAGATGTTTCCTCCTTggaggaagatgatgatgatgtggcAGTACAGCCTGATGAGTTGAGTGTTGAAGAAGAGCAGGATTGTGTTGTTGGCTTAAGAAGGTCTAAGAGAGAAAAGAAACccccaaataaattaaatgattatgTTGGGTGGAAAGCACAATGCAATAGGCAGGGTGTTACTTTGGAAACTAAATCCAGTCAAATAAGTCAAGTACTTGAGATGATGCAACAACAAATGAGAGTGCAGCTAACACAAAGCGAATTGTTGTTCAGCCTTATAGGTTAGCTAATTAAGTGCCTGATGAGGACATCAGAGTTTTGAGCAGGGGAGGATGTAACCCACTCAAATAATTGAGTATtaactattgttttattttgaaatgtaattaagattcagattctattttttttttaattgttaaaatatatgtatttatatattttatttacttaccttACTTGATGCACAACATTTGggcatgaaaaataaattatagatgtatatttttatatttagaagtTAATTTCTAAAAACCGGAATTTAGGTCAAGGGTGACTGACGTCACTTGCACGCCAGCTTCTGATGAAGATAGGAGAGACACGTTTTGGCTGTCTTCTAACTTAATTCATCCTGCCAATCCTTCATAAAATTCATGTCCCAAATTGTTTCGCTGCATTAGGTAAGTCATATGCATTCTGATTTcctgcatatttattttatttttcgatTTGTTAAGTTATATTGTATGGATGATGCATACTGTTCATGGATCAGTGTAAATGTACAAGTTTACCGTGTTAAATGTGTTTTACTCTGtttcatatgtatatattttgaacATGTTGTAAACTGTTTTGTGAAAATGCTCTTAGATGAAGTTAACAAGGTTATGTGAAGTTAGTGTGACTGACGTCACTTGCACGCCAGCTTCTGATGAAGATAGGAGAGACACGTTTTGGCTGTCTTCTAACTTAATTCATCCTGCCAATCCTTCATAAAATTCATGTCCCAAATTGTTTCGCTGCATTAGCTTACTGACACTGGACCGTTCTATCGTGCCGCGGCCGCATTGGACTCGTGCAGGCAAGGGGAGAGACTCCTTGCATTCGCTCTGAGGATTCCTGCCAATTTGGATGGACGCATGTCATCATTCAATCGTCTAGGATTTCCGTAGGAACACATACACTGATTCACATTTATTGAACTACGTTTTACATTACATACAAGACTGAAGTTTTTTTTCACATATTGAAATTGGGACATTTATACTGTTCAAACTGTATTTCCTCCTGTatagtttgatttgttttttttttaaagagctgaATTGCTGTGAAtatcatattgtattttatttatttttgtttgttttgaatactTGATTACATTTTCATCAGGGCTGAAAAGCAGTTCAGATACATAACAGAATATTTCAATACAGCAAACTCAAAAGTATTTTGTGTATGggtatttaatttttatgtgaGCAGTTTGAGATTATAATATGAGTAATATGCAAATTTAGCCACACCATTtataaatatcttgttttgtgagtGTGAGATATCCCGAACCCGAGATTCCAAGTAAATTGTGTTGTAAATTCATATATAATTTGGAAGCTCAGACCCAGTAgatatttttttccccttttcagttAAATCAACTTGATAGGTGGGTTACAATTAGATGTATTCTGTAtgtattaaatgttgtgaaatatataataaaaagtctgattatcatcatttttatactttttatacaAAGTTTACACATGCAGTTGTTATATTAgaaaggaaaaataaaagaacaataattaatattaagcAATACTGGAAGAGAATTACTGCTTATCCTGTATTCTAGGCAGTATTGATAAACTGCCACAAACAATATTAATACAAGTAGTAAGAACGCCGTCTCGCGGTTGCTTTGTTGGGTTACAGATACTTTGCTTCATAACAGCGAGTGACATGTCCACCTAAACTAAAggatttgattagaactacaaacgaaaagtgtaaacaaactacaaacatgacgGATATGCGGGACCTACGGTAAAGTATGAGTGATTATTAAttaatcatgtatatatatatatattaatatgtatatattttctcGCGTTATTTTATCTCCAGCAACACTGTACACTTTTATAAACGTGTTTGGTCATTATTGAACACAGAATTACGCAACCCCCCTGAGGAGATTCTCTGCATGACAgatgtgtgaatgagagattaACCTCTAATATGGCGGGACATTATTCATGAAGAGTGTGTGACCTGTGGAGATAATCATCTCCACAGGTCACACACTCTTCATGAataatgtatgtttgtttgttaatgAAGTAGGGTCAGTGTGTGTCCAACACTCATATACACTCAATACAGAATGTATTTCTCCTTCAGTAAGAGCACAGGCTGTGTGTTATCAGTGAGCTGAGCGCTGGATTCAGCGGCTCTGGAGATTCTGAAAGCTCCGTTTCTccctcattattattaattagcttGTTATGTCTAAGATACAACTATTCAGCATTTGGGGAGAGAAATGAAACGAGATGATTTTGCCACTAATATAAGTTCAAGCTTTACTCACAGATTCACCTGCAAACTTATAAACTGCAATAAATGTGTGACGTTAATTCAACATGCTACAACACAAACCTTCAGCAGAATCACAACAGCGGCTGCGGGAGCGCGGCGCACAACTGTGACGTCAATCCAGCAAAACAAAGTAAAAGTCCTGTAGCCCAGCAGCACCATAGACATTATTTGAGATGTTTTATGttatatacattaaattaatatgtttttgtATCTAACTTTCAGTTAATGACTCAATAACTCTCTTATGAAGACTATATGTTGATTAATCATTTTGAAAGGCTTATTGAAGTGACACACATTTAGACGGTTGTTTGTCGCCAGCTATTGGGGGAACCATGTCACTTCTACAACCTTTAAAGCTCATCATTTCCACTTTTCAGTCATAATTTATAGTTTTAAAGCCTGCTGATATTTTCCCTCACCTGTCGAAAACAGCCCTCCATGATGAGCTCATTCGTGCGGTGTCTGAATGTCCAGTTCTTTATGATAAAGAGCACACAGGAGACATTCAGCATGGAAGCAAAGGGCAGATATACAGACCAAGACAACATCATTCAACCTTAACAAACTTTCATTCTATTTccaatatttcccacatgatgtttctGAGAatcagaaaatgttcacagtatttcctctaatatttgttcttctggagaaagtcttatttgctttattttggctagaataaaagcagttttaattgttttaaacccattttaaggtcaatattattagcccccttcagcaatattagtttttgaTTGTGTTGCAATATTTAACCAATTCCATGTAtgttaaaacattcaaaacaataatttattagGTACAAATGATTGATTATATGAACAGAATTATCGAGTATCATCAATAAAATGCAagagttacattcaggaggtgcgcaaccACTCTACTCTTCCTGACTCCAGCTTTTATActcagctgatattaacaggtggagtttagtggaattcagCACTTGTCAATCATTCATCAGTCCTTGGCTGTTGCACCcgaacatacttcctctttctgcaaaCATCTCTGCGCATGTAAACTGACATTATcacaatataaaatgatatattgcTGTATAAACTACATGCAACACACCTTTAGTCTCTTGTGTAAAATTAATACATGAATAATTTAACAGATTTTCATTAAAACAGACACTTGTTACTtcaaaataatgcataaatagaTCCATCTGAAGAGAGACAGGGAATGATGTGGGCTGAGGTCAGGACTGCTCCACCTGTCTCCAGTTTACAGCTCAGATATCTGACTTCAGGTGGTGTTCAGACATTTTTTCCAAGTTGGATAATCCTCATCTGATGTTTAGTGTGAATCACAGCAGATGCAGGAGCTCTGATGACGACACACACCTTTCATGATcactcagactcacacacaccacaacaataacctgtgtgtgtgcgtataggCTGATGGTGGAGTTTGTTCTCAACTCAACTCCATAATTGATGAAGCTCTTTCAACACCACATGAGGAACTAAAGTGATGAACTGAACAAGACAACAGGAGAAGAAGACAGAGATAACACAGAGGAGAGATTACTGTACATTTATACAAGCAGAAGGAAACACATGAGTTtatagagcacacacacacacacacacacacacacagactccagAGGAATCTCTCCTCAGCCGCTCAGTCTTCagctcagtttcactgatgatccatTGAAATAAACCCTAAACCCAGGatagagcggctcagtgaatgtggtctggactgagtggatgaggctcattgtgtctctatagatgttgtagaagatcagagttcctgcactgtgatccacaaacactcctattctactGCTGATCTGCTCTACAGGGAGAACTGTCTCTCTGTTATTGTGTTTTAATGCCAAACTGGAGGGAGTGCAGagcaaactccaggactgatcaTTATATCCAAACCAACACTCTTTACCGTatcccttcctcctgatgctcttatacGACACTGATATGTCCACACCATCTCCACTCCAGtcagtctcccagtaacagcgtccacacacactctctctgcacaacacctgagcgtaataatcaaatctgtctggatgatcaggatacggctgcCTCTCTCCCACACGCTTCACctttctgttctcctcagacagtcTGAGCTCAATATGTGCTGTGTTgggatccagtgtgaggaaacaggGATCTGAAGaccagaacacacacatttataacaccACAGCAATTaataaagatgtgtgtgtgtgagtgtgtgtgtaggtgtgtgtgtgtgtgtgtgtgtgtgtgtgtgtgtaggtgtgtgtgtgtgtgtgtgtggctataTCTGTCTGTATCTTAGTGTAGCCgtacatttgcgtggtcctgcAGTAATCCTCGtctctcctccatgatccagactgtaaacacacacagattgacATTCAGTCAGTAACAAACACTGAACACACTTTATTTTCAGTAGGGCAGCAGGCAGAATTATATCATTATGCACAAACATAtatttctttaattaattttGGATTAGGAGCTGTGGCCATAAGGTTTGTGATGTCTGTCGAGGTGGCAATCCACGAACCCAGTGGTGGACACCGGAAGTAAGGGATGCCGTCAAGCTGAAGAAGGAGTCCTACAGGACTTGGTTGGCTTGCAGGACTCCCGAGTCAGCTGATGGTTATCGGCAGGCCAAGTGTGCTGCAGCCCAGGCTGTCACGGGAGCAAAAACTCAGGCCTGGGAAGAGTTTGGGGAGAGTATGGAGGAAGACTATCTGTCGGCCCAAAAGAGAATCTGGCAAACCATCAGGTGCCTCAGGAGGGGAAAGCAGCCCCACATCAACACTGTTTACAGCAGACGTGGGGAGCTGTTGACCTCAAATTGGGATGTTGTCGGACGGTGGaaggaatactttgaggatctccttaACCCCACTGACATGTCTTCcattgaggaagcagagactggGGATGCAGGAGTGAATTCATCCATTACCCAAGCGGAGGTCATTGAGGTAGTTTGTAAGCTCCGCAGGACAAAAAGCAGCAGGGGTGGATGAGATTCACTCTGTGTATATTAGGTCTCTAGATATTGTGGGGCTGTCTTGATGACACGTCTCTACAATATCGCATGGAGGtcggggacagtacctctggactgggcaactggggtggtggttcccatttttaagaagggggaacggagggtgtgctccaactgTAGAATCCCGTGGCATTCTGTgaagggtgctctgggagtatggtgTCAGAGGTGCTCTATTAAGGgccgtctcgtccctgtatgaacagagtaggagtctggttcgcattgccagcaataagtcaaatttgtttccagtgcatgttggacccTGGCAGGGCTGTCCTTTGTCATCAATTCtcatcataatttttatggacagaatttcaaagagCAGCCTT
This region of Danio aesculapii chromosome 4, fDanAes4.1, whole genome shotgun sequence genomic DNA includes:
- the LOC130222664 gene encoding tripartite motif-containing protein 16-like, with protein sequence MCVFWSSDPCFLTLDPNTAHIELRLSEENRKVKRVGERQPYPDHPDRFDYYAQVLCRESVCGRCYWETDWSGDGVDISVSYKSIRRKGYGKECWFGYNDQSWSLLCTPSSLALKHNNRETVLPVEQISSRIGVFVDHSAGTLIFYNIYRDTMSLIHSVQTTFTEPLYPGFRVYFNGSSVKLS